A single Hippocampus zosterae strain Florida chromosome 1, ASM2543408v3, whole genome shotgun sequence DNA region contains:
- the spry1 gene encoding protein sprouty homolog 1 gives MELQSQHGPGGSLAVIQQPSLESRQRSDYEREFQHAAILSLDQIKAIRSSNEYTEGPSVARRPPAPRMPSRPHDKQERTHEVILVNVNNNYERRPSGGVVVSGHHWGGGGGARVPVLSRSTSTGSAASSGSNSSASSEQGLLARSPPARLNGNVRPVRTQPKAQGPLMGPESGPHFHQVPLKGKSDFSSPAKEVPPPAAAGHQFICERCGKCKCSECTAPRSLPSCLACNGQCLCSAESALEHGTCMCLVKGIFYHCSNDDEGDSCADHPCSPSHSHCCSRFLCMGLMSVLFPCLLCYPPVKGCLKACQGCYDRVRRPGCRCKNSNTVYCKLESWVPQNQEKPS, from the coding sequence ATGGAGCTCCAAAGTCAACATGGCCCCGGCGGTTCATTAGCGGTGATCCAGCAGCCTTCCCTCGAGAGCCGCCAGAGGTCGGATTACGAGCGGGAGTTCCAGCATGCCGCCATCCTCTCCCTGGACCAGATCAAGGCCATCCGCTCCAGCAACGAGTACACGGAAGGGCCGTCGGTGGCGCGCCGCCCACCCGCGCCCCGCATGCCTTCGCGGCCGCACGACAAGCAGGAGAGGACTCACGAGGTCATCCTGGTCAATGTGAACAACAACTATGAGCGCCGGCCGTCCGGAGGGGTAGTGGTGAGCGGCCACCATTGGGGGGGCGGCGGTGGGGCCCGGGTGCCGGTTCTGAGCCGCTCCACCAGCACGGGGAGCGCCGCCAGCTCAGGGAGCAACAGCAGCGCCTCCTCTGAGCAGGGCCTCCTGGCACGCTCCCCGCCCGCCAGACTCAACGGCAATGTGCGGCCCGTTCGGACTCAGCCCAAAGCTCAAGGACCGCTGATGGGTCCCGAATCGGGTCCTCACTTCCACCAGGTGCCGCTCAAGGGCAAATCGGACTTCTCCAGCCCTGCGAAAGAGGTACCGCCACCCGCCGCCGCCGGGCACCAGTTCATCTGCGAACGTTGCGGCAAATGCAAGTGCAGCGAGTGCACGGCCCCCCGGAGCCTGCCCTCGTGCCTGGCGTGCAACGGCCAGTGCCTGTGCTCGGCAGAGAGCGCGCTGGAGCATGGCACGTGCATGTGCCTGGTCAAGGGGATCTTCTACCACTGCTCCAACGACGACGAGGGGGACTCGTGCGCCGACCACCCCTGCTCGCCATCGCACTCGCACTGCTGCTCGCGCTTCCTGTGCATGGGATTAATGTCGGTACTCTTCCCCTGCCTGCTGTGCTACCCGCCGGTCAAGGGCTGCCTGAAGGCATGCCAGGGATGCTACGACCGGGTGCGGAGGCCCGGCTGTCGATGCAAGAACTCCAACACTGTGTACTGTAAACTGGAGAGCTGGGTGCCGCAGAACCAGGAGAAACCTTCctga